Genomic window (Thermanaeromonas sp. C210):
CTGGATAATGCCTTCCCTCCGGGAGTGCGAACTCAGTGTACCGAAGAGGCTGCCTGCATTACCTGCCGGCTTTTTGGTTTTACAGGAAACGACAAGGGTTACCGTGGGAGGGTAATGTTTGGTGAATTTAGGCCCGCAGGAGAAGTTGAGCTGACCGTAGCAAGACTGCCGGCGCTGGAACAACCCTTTAAAGATTATCCCCGAGAGGAGAACAAGGGGGGCGGCAACGAGCGCCTGTACTACTGCCGGTTTTACTTGGAGGTTCCCTGCAATGGTCCCCTCCACTGTCCAGACTGTACCAAGGAGGAGTGGCTCAATTGGAAAAAGCGTCTTAAAGGACGGCTGCCGCCGCCATCCTTTCGTGGACGCAAGTTCTACCTCCAGGGAGTGCCGCGCACGGGAAACCAGCCGTGCGAAATGGTGATGCCCGGTAGTTGCTTTCAGGGCGAGATAACTTTTCAGAACCTGGACAGGGATGAATTAGCTTTGCTCTGTTTTGCTCTTGGGCTAGACGGAGCGATGCGTCTGAGCCTGGGCTACGGCAAACCGGCTTATTACGGCACGGTACGGCTAAAGCTGCGGGAGGTAAGCTGGTATGCAAGGCATTCTTTTTTCGTGAAACCAGACTATCCGGATCCCGTGGAACTGGCGCAAAACTACGGCAGTAACGATCCGGATATTCAGAAGAATGTAGCCCTGGTACGCCAAATCCTGTCGGGCATACGCCGCGGGCCGGAGTGGGGCGCAAAAGGCTATTAGAAAAATTCGGTTGGGAAGGGAATGGCTGGATGGGGTTGGACAAGGAACGGCTCTTGGGGCTTGCCTATCGCTTGCTGGAGGAACCCGGCTGGCCGGGGGCCGCGGACAGGGCGGGCCAAACAGCTATCAACACCGTAGCCGGCATCTTCCGGGAGTTTTCTCGCCTTCCGGCAGGAGCGGACCGGTTAAAGCAAGCCCTGTCACTGATTGAAGCGTTGCCCGGGAGTCCTCTCGCCCGCTACAGTATGCGGAACCAGTATCAGAGGATCCTCGAGATCCTCCAGGTTCGTAATGGCAGGGTGAACCACCCGGCTATTAAAGAGCTCTCTTTCGAGGAACTGGCCTATGTTATCGGTTGGGTAAGCCGGCTGCACCGGGCGATGGCTGCCGGAGTTAAGGCTTCTGCCGCCAAAGTGTCGGGCAAAGACAAGAGGCAAAAAGGAGCTTCTACCAGGGAGCCCGAAAAGACCTCTAAGAGCGGGGTGGAGGTCATCGACCCCCGGTGGAAAGCCCTAAAAGACTGGCCTGGCTTCAAAAAAACCTAGCAGGGGGAGAAACGGGACCATGCAGCTCACCATCTTTTTTACCGCCCCAGGCCCGGTGGCCGTTCCCGTTCAGTACGGCCATTTGCTTCAGGGAATTATCTACCAACACATGGAAAATCCGGTGCTCAGGACCTACCTGCACGAGCACGGCTTCGCCCTGGAAAAGCGCCGCTTTAAGCTTTTCACCTTTTCTCGCTTGATGGGACGGACAGTGATCTACGACCGGGCGGCCGGCCGGCTGGTGCTCACGCCGCCGTTGCGACTGGTGATCTGTTCTCCCATCCCTTTCATCCTCCAGGAGCTGGGGACCGGTTTTCTCCGCCAGGGGCAGGTGCGGCTGGGAGAGGCCCGCCTGGAGGTAAAGGAAATAGCCACGGCAGCCCCAAGGGTAATGCAGGGGATTCTTCGGGTGCAAATGCTCTCCCCACTGGTTGTTTACAGCACCCTTTCCGGCGGCGACGGCCGTACCTACACATATTATTATTCGCCCTTTGAGCCGCGCTTTACCGAGCTGGTGGCCAATAACCTGGCGAAAAAGCACCTTTTGGTTTACGGCCGTCCGGCCCGGGTGAATGGCTTTGCCATCCGACCGGCGCGGGTGGATGACCGGGATCTAAAGGTCACTTACTATAAAGAAACCGTTGTCAAAGGGTGGATGGGTCAATATGAGCTTCGCGGCGACCCCGATCTTTTGCAGGTCGCCCTCGACGCCGGCCTGGGAGCCAAAAACTCCCAGGGTTACGGCTGCTGCACCCCGGCGGAATAGCTCCGCTAACCTGCTGCCTCAGAGGAAGGAGATGTTCCGATGCTTGTAGCGCTCAGCACCATTGGCCCCACTGAGTACAAGGAGATCGAGTATTCCTGGGCACCCCCGGGGCAGGAGCCCCGGACCTATCGCACGGCTCTTTTCCCCCTGGCCGTGGATACCTTTTTCCGACCGGAAAAACTCCTGCTCATGGTTACGTCTGAGGCACGCACCCATGAGAACCGCTGCTATATTGAACGGGTACTTGGTCAACGGTTCCAACTGGTGCCTATTCCCTCGGGCAGGACCGAGGAGGAACTCTGGCAGATCTTCGATATTGTATCTGATGCCGTGCCTGAGGGAGCGGAGGTCATTCTCGATGTAACGCACGCATTTCGTTCGCTCCCGTTCGTAATTTTCGGGGTCATCAACTATCTCAGGCGGACCAAGGGAATCCGGCTGGAGCGCATTGTCTATGGGGCATACGACGCGAAAGAGACCGGACCGGACGGAGTGCAGCGTGCGCCTGTTTTTGATCTAACCATGCTGGTGGACCTGCACGAATGGCTGCAGGCGGTGGAGGCTTTCACCCTTCGGAGTGAAGGGCAAAAACTGGCCGATCTGCTTGATGAGGCGCACCGTCGGCCCTGGCTTTCCGGTGAGCGGGGCGAAGGCGAACTGCCGCGCCAGCTCCAGAGGATGGCGGGATGTATTAAGGAGTTTTCTCAATCCGTGCGGCTGCTGCGACCTCTGGAGGCACTGGAGGCGGCGGCGAGAGCGCAGACCCTTGCCCGGCAGGTGGAGCAGGAGGCTGCGCGCTGGGCGAAGCCTTTCCGGCACGTCCTTTTGCGCCTTACCGACGAGCTTTCACCTCTGGCAACGGGTGATGCGCGGGCACTTGACGAGGAGGGGCTCCGGCGTCAACTGTCGCTCATCAAGCACTGTGTTGAAAAGGATCTCATCGTCCAGGCCGTGCTTATGGGTCGCGAATGGTTGGTTAACTGGCTGGCCTGGCGGGCGGGAAATAAACCGTGGCTTAACCGCGATACGCGCCAAGAACTGGAGCGGGTTTTGGGCCTAGCGGCACGCCGTCTACAGGAGGGGGATACCGAGGCCGTTCCATCCTGGTATGACGCCTTGCCCGAGGCAGGCGCGGTGGCGGACTTATGGCGCTGGCTGACCAATCTGCGCAATGACGTGGCCCATTGCGCGATGAACGACCACCCGGCACCATCCAGTAGCATACGTGAGAGGGCCGAGGAACTGGTGCAGCGTTTAATCAAGCTGCTTTAGCGAAAGGCTCGTTCAATGCGTGCCCTGATCGCCCTTATAAGCGGGCAGCGGATGCAGGATGTTATTCTTTGATTTCTCCATAGTAATCGGCTACCACTCAGAATGTTAATACCATGTCTCGGCAGTAGCTCTGTTATCCGTTAAGGTATAAATTACGTTGCCCCATTAAATGGAGATGAGGTGTTGCAGGTAACGATGGATGAAGGAGGTGATTCCCCTGCTCGAAGCTGTGGCTTTGATCGGTCGAACTCTGGCCGGAGGTGGCGATCCGGTAGCCGATCTCATCAACCCCCCACCGCGCAAGCCGCCTAAAGTGGAGACCATTTACCTCGTTAAGCTGAATTTTCGGATGGGCGCTGGCGAGCCGCTGATGGTGGACATGCAGGAGATCGATGAGACCGCGCTTACCCGCTACCGCTGGGTAGGAAATGAAAAAGGCAACCGGCCCCAGTTTTACCTGACCACCGACCAGCTCAAGTATCTGGTGGGGCAGGCGCCGGTCAACCTTTTAGCGCGGCTTGAGGAAGCTGGGCTTGAAAACGGGAACCTTTACCGGCGGCTGTCGGCCCTCGTAAAATCCTTCTTCCGCCAGTTGCCGGACGGGAGCCGCGTGCTTGACCCGCAGCGGCTGGGGTTGACAACAGGAGACGTTCTGGCTGCCACCTGGGAGGAAAATACCGGAAAGCCGCAGGAGCGGGCGAAGGCGGTGGTCGCAGCAGTAACCGAAGTCTTGAAAAAGTGGGTCCTGGAGCAGCTTGAGCTGAAAGCGGCGGAGGCGGCCCTGTGGACGGTGCTGGTCGATGATGTCCCTCTAGTCGCCGATCCGGACTACGCCCGCGTTTTGCTCCTCGGCAAGGAAGAGGCGGTGGATAAGGGTAAGCCGGGTGTTTGCTCGGTCTGCGGGGCGGAAGACCGGCCGGTAACGCCGGATTTTACCCAACTGAGTTTTCTGAAATACTACATCAACGACAAACTGGGGGCGGCCTCGGGTGTAGCGGAGGAAGGGTTCGGGCGCAACTTCCAGGCCTGCAGGGATTGCTTCCGGGGACTCTTGCTGGCCGAAAGATTCGTTCAGGACCGTTTAGGCCTCCGGGTGGGCCGGCTATCCTTCCTGGTCCTGCCGGCCTTCCTGTGGGAAGCAGATCTCTCCCGTACGGACCTGGAGTTCTGGGCGGAGAAGCTCAAGACCCGCGTGGAGGCGCTGAGTAACACCTCCGGCTGGGTGGAGAGCCTGGCCGGACTCAAGGGGCTGGATGACGAGCTTCACGACCTGTTAGAGGATATGCCGTACGAGAACGCGGCGCTTTTAAACTTTCTTTTCTACCACTACCAGGGGGGCCGGAGCGAGTTCCGGGTGCTTTCCCTGATCAAAGACGTGGCCCCGAGCCGGATCGCCCAGCTTCTACGCCGCAGCCATAAGCTTGCCGACCAGGCCGCGGCGCTTTTAGGCCCCGACCGGTGGTGGCTCGACCTTGCCGCCATCTACCGGCTCATCCCCTTAAGCGAAGGGCCGCGCGGGGCGGAGTACAAAAAGCTGCTCCACATTTACCACGGCCTTTTGACGGGCGCGCCCCTCGACCGTGCCTTTCTCATCCGGGAGTTTGTGGCCCTGGCCAGGGTATACCACACCGGCAACTACGAAGGCACCAACGTGCCGCGGCCGAAAGCGGGCGCCGAGGAGTGGGAGTGGACGCGCCGGCTGCTGCAGGCGAACCTTTTCCTGAAGTTTTTGCAAGAAGAAAACCTGTTGCGAGGAGGGAGGTCCTTGAGCACCCCGGTGGAACTGGAAACGGAACTGCTGCCGGAAGAGATGCGAGATTATCTTAAGGCCATGACTTACGACGGCCCAGAGGCAGCGCTTTTTCTGCTGGGCTACCTTTTGAACCAGGTGGGGCAAAAACAGCGTGACCGCGGTTACGAAAGCAAGCCAGTGCTGGAGAAAGTGAACTACGCCGGTATGCCCTGGGCGAAGGTGGTGCGGCTGGCGAACATCTTGGTGGACCAGCTCCGGCAGCACGACATACTGAAGTACTACGAAGGGCTCTTTGCAGCCATGAAGAAACTTTTTGACGCCCACCGGCCCGGTCCCCACCGGCGCGACTGGCCGCTATCGCCCGAAGAAAACGTCTTCTACATTCTTTCGGGCTACGCCTACGGCACGCGCATGGCTTTTAAAGCCTGGGCCGAAAAGCAGAACGCTAAAAAACAGGATGATCAAGAAGGGAGTGCTGAGCAGTGAGTGTTGTGGACAAAAACAGCGAAATCCTTTTCCTTTACGATGCCAAGATGTGCAACCCGAACGGCGACCCGGACGACGAGAACCGGCCGCGCTTCGACCCCGACCGGGAACGCTGCCTGGTGTCGGACGTGCGCCTGAAGCGTTACATCCGCGACTACCTGGAGGAGAAGGGCTATGCCATCTACGTCACCAAGGCGGAAGGGGTGGTGCAGGCGACCGACCGGCTGAAACAGGTGCTGGGAAAAGAAGAGGTGAGCGGTGCCGACCTGCCGGCCTTGCTGGAAAAATTGATCGACGTGCGCCTCTTCGGGGCGACGATGCCCATCAAGGGGGCCAAAAAAGGGGAGGGCGAAGCAGTCAATTTAACGGGTCCTGTGCAATTCGCCTGGGGTTATTCCCTTAATCGCGTCCAGATGGTCGATTCGGTCACCATTTCGTCCCAGTTCGCCGCTCGGGAGCAGGCCGGGCAGGGGACCTTCGGCAAGGACTACCGGGTTTACTATGCCCTCATCGGCTTCCACGGCGTAGTTAGCGCCCGGCGAGCCCGTGCGATGCTGGATCGTGCCGGTGGAAACGAAGCCGCCGCCACCGGGGAGGCGGACCTTAAGCTATTGGATGAGGCTATGGTCCACGCCATACCACTCGCGGCTACCCGTTCGAAAATCGGTCAGTACCCGCGACTTTACCTGCGCGTGGTCTTCACAGACGGAGAAACCTTTATGGGCGACCCGCGGGAAGACCTTGTGGTGGACCCTGACCGGGACCTGCGCTCGGTTAAGGAGCTGACCCTTGATCTCACGGGCCTGGGCGAGCGGCTGGCGCGGTTCAAGGAGCGAATCGCGCAAGTTCTCGTCTTCCAGGACGCGGACCTCAGCACTAAAGCGGCGGGACGGAAGGTTCTGGCGGCTGCCTGGCTTGCGGAGCTACTAGGGGCGGATAAGGTGAAAACCCTGGAAAGGACCTGATAAATTTGAACGAAGTACTGGTTTTTGATCTGACCGGGCCCATGGCCCATTTTCGCAAATACTACACCAACACCTCGGCTTTGACCTACGGTTTCCCGCCGCGGACTGCGCTGATGGGTATTGTGGCCGCCGTCCTGGGTTACGAGCGGGATTCCTATTACCAAGAGCTCGACCGCGGCCGCTTCGCTGTCGCCGTAAAAGCCCCTACCCGGCGGCTTATACAGACAGTAAACTATGTCCGCACTAAAAAGGAAGATCTGCCGCTGCTGCGACGCCTGGGCCGGGTGCCCGGGACCCAGACACCGTTGGAATTCCTGCTACCAGCCGGGGAGTACCGCCTCTTGCGGTTCCGCGTCTTCTTCGCTCACCCTGACGCTGCCTTGCTGCGGGAGGCCGCCAGGCGGCTGGAGGAGGGGCGGACCTGTTTCCCCCTTTATCTCGGCCTCACCGAGTGTTTGGCCACCGCGTGGTATGTAAATCTCTTCGAGGTACGGGAATATCAGACGGTAGCGCCCGGCACTACGGTCGCCCTCACCTCCGTGCTGAACGCAGCTCATCTCGACATGGTCGACCTGCCGACTGCAGAGACGGCCCGCCTGGTGCGGGAGCGAGCCCCCTATGCCTTCGGCCCGGGCCGGACGCTGCGGCCTCCTGTGGCGGTCGTTTACGAGGCTGGTGGGAGGCCCCTTCCGGTCCGGCTGCGCGTCGCGGCTTACCGCTTCCCCCTCCCTCCTGGAGGCGAGGAAACGGTGGCCTTCCTGGAGGGATAGACATGCCCTTTTACGCCCACCGGTTTGAGCGGCGTTATTACCTGCTGAGCGCCCACCTGGCCGGAGTAGCGGTAGGGGCGGCCGGGCGGGTTGCGGAGTTACCCAAAAAAGAAGAGCTCTTTCCGGCCGCGCTGGTGGCCGGGCTGGCACACGACTTCGGCAAGTATAGCGGCTACTTTCAGGAGTATCTGCGGACGGGCCGGGGAGGTCCCGAGAAGCAACACGCCTTACTCTCCGGCCTGTGGGCTGCCTACCTGGCCCAGAGGCTGGCCCTGCCGCCGGAGCAGCAATTATCCCTTTTTCTGGCAGTAGCGCGTCATCACCAGGACCTGATCGACCCGGAAGAGTATCTCGTTCCCCGGCGGGACCTGGTGGGCGACTGGGCGGAATTGGATTTTAACACTCGCGAGCGGCTGCGGGTGACTGCCGCCCAGGTAGCCGACCTGCAAAGCCGGGCCGGCGCGGTGGCCGTATCCTTAAGAACTGCCGCCCGCCGTGCGGCTGGCTTACTCGCCTCGCGCGGGCTGCCCGTTTACGCGTGGCTGCGGGGTGACTGGGCCGGGACCCTCGCGGAATTTCTTGATAACTGGAAGGACGCCTATGCAGCGCTCTATTCCATCTGGCGCCGGCACAAGCGGGAAGCAGGCCCTGCGGGGTCGCGGCATGCAGGGGGTACCGACCTTTCGGTTTACTTTGACTTGTTGACCCTCTTTTCCGCCCTCATCGACGCGGACAAAATCCATGCTGCGCGCGTTGGGGAGGCCGGTCGGATGCCCATACCCCGGGACGCTATAGAGCGCTACCGGGCTACGCGTTACGGACGGCCGTGCACGGCCATAGACGCTCTGCGAGAGGGCCTCTACCGGCGGGTCATGGAAAGGATACGCCGGGCGCCCCTCGAGCAGAAGCTTTTCACCCTTACCGCGCCCACCGGTGCGGGCAAGACCCTTGCCGGTCTCGCCGCTGCCTTCTGCCTGCGGGAGCGTCTGGCCGAGAGGCGGGACATCCCGCCCCGCATTATCTACGCCCTGCCCTTCACCAGTATTGTCGACCAGACCTTCGCCGTGGGAGAGGAAGTCCTGCGGGTGGCGCTTTCCATACCGGAGGGACATATTCCCAATTCCTGGCTTCTGAAACACCACCATCTCGCCGAGCCAACTTATCGGGAAGCCGGAAACCGTGAAGCGGAACGTTCGGTGAATGAAGCACTTTTACTCATAGAGTCCTGGCAGAGTGAAGTCGTGGTTACCACCTTTGTCCAGCTTTTCTGCACATTGGTGGGATTCGAGAACCGCATGCTCAAAAAATTTCACCGTTTGGGCGGGGCCGTAGTCATTCTGGACGAAGTGCAGAATATCCCGGTAGAGTACTGGCCGCTTGTCGAAGAGAGCCTGCGCCAGGCCTGCGCCCACCTCGATTTGCGGGTTGTTTTGATGACCGCCACACGCCCGGAGTGGTTTAGTCCGGGTGAGGCTCTGGAACTGGCGGGAGACGCCGAAACAGTGCGGCGGCAGTTTGCGGCCCTGAACCGGGTGAGACTTACGGCCGACACTACGCCGCGCACTGTTGAAGAGGCGGCAGCCGCTTTCCTTGACCAATACAATGAGGGACGGTCGTACCTCGTGGTACTAAATACGATCAAAAGTTCAATTGCCTTCTACAGCATACTTCGGGATGCGTGGCGTGGGCACGGGCCGGCCCTTTACTACCTTTCCACCAACATTGTCCCAGCAGAGCGGGAACGGCGCCTGGCTGAAATTCGCGAATGCTTAGCGCGAGGCGAAAAGCCCGTAGTAGTGTCCACGCAGGTAGTGGAGGCGGGCGTGGACCTGGACTTTGACGCGGTATGGCGCGACCTTGGCCCGGTCGACTCCGTCGTGCAGGTTGCCGGGCGTTGCAACCGGCATTTTCGGCGGGAACAAGGCCACGTGCAACTCCTGCATTTGGTGGACGGGGACAAACAAGGGAGGCGCTCCCTGGCCTCATACGTTTATGGCAAGATTCACACTGTGGTAGCGCAGCGCCTTTTTGCGAGCCGGCCGTGTCTTGCCGAACCCGAGTTCTTCGAGGTAGTGGCTGACTATTTCCGCGCGGTGCGCCAGAGCAAATCGGCAGCCGAGAGCGAGGCTATCTTGCAGGCTATGGCCGCCCTTCGCTTTACGAAGAGGGGCGGCGATGAGGCTCTAAAAGGCGTCAGCGATTTTGCCCTTATCCGCGAACTGCCGCAGTATGTTGAAATTTTTGTGTGTACTGATGCTCACGCCGAAGCGGTCTGGAACCAGTACCAAGCTACCGTGGCCCGGGAGCGGGATATCCGTAGGCGATGGGCGGCTTTTCTCGAGCTCAAGCGGGATTTCCGACGCTACCTCCTATCTGTTCCGGCCGAGCTATTGCTCCACCGGCTGCCGGGCGAATCGCATCCGCCTGTGATTCCCAGATACCTTGTCGACGAGTTTTACGATAAGGAAACGGGCTTCAGGCGCATCGAGCACGAGGGAGCGCTGGTCTATTAATTGCGGTAGCGGTGAAGGCATTATGAGTGCAGAAGTGCGCGCGCTCGGTAGCTATGTTCAGGCTTATCTTATCTGCCCGCGGCAGGTGTGGCTTATGTCGCGGCAGATTTGTCCCGACGAGGATAATGTGTACCTTGAGCTGGGCCGCTTAATTGGTGCCCAGGCCTACGGACGCGAGCGTAAAGAGGTGCGGCTCGAACACTTGAGCATCGACCTGGTGCGGCGAGGGGACCGTGATTTTGTTGTAGGCGAGGTGAAGAAATCGTCGCGCGCCCGGGAAGCTGCGCGCATGCAGCTTGCTTTTTATCTCTACGAACTGCGGGAGATGGGAATTGAAGCGGAGGGCGAATTACTCTTTCCCGAAGAGCGACGGCGGGAGCGCTTGATTCTTGATGATAGTCTGGCGCGGCAGGTGGAAGAATTGAAGGTTCGCGTTCTAGCGCTGATCTACCGTGACCAGCCCCCTCCGCCGGAGAAAATCCAGTTTTGCGGCAAGTGTGCGTACGCCGAATTTTGTTGGGCTTAGAAAGGGGCAAGGGGTGGCTGAAACCGTGCAAAAAACACTGTATCTCTTTGCGAGCGGCCGGCTCCGGCGTAAGGATAATACTATCTGCGTAGATAGCGAAGAGGGGACAAAATACTTTCCCGTAATAAATCTCCGGGATATTTTCGTTTTTGGCGAAGTTGACCTGAACAAGAAGCTTCTCGAATTTTTGGAGGAGAACGAGGTTATACTCCACTTTTTCGGCTACTATGGCAATTACGTGGGAAGCTTCTACCCGCGGGAACATTACAATTCCGGATATGTAATACTCCGGCAGGCGGAGCACTACCTGGACCCTGCGCGTCGCCTAGAGCTGGCCCGGAAGTTCGTGGAAGGCGCATTGGCCAACATCTTACAAGTCTTGCGCTATTACCAGAACCGGGGCAAAGAACTGACCTCCTATGTCGAACCGATTACCCGCCTTGCAGAGGAAAGCCTGCCCGCCTGCGGCAGTGTGGAAGAGCTGATGGCCATTGAGGGGAACGCCCGTGAGTACTATTACGAAAGCTTTAACACTATCCTGGAGGGTTCGCCCTTTACCATTAGCGGCAGAAGTAAACGTCCTCCTGCCGATCCCCTGAACGCCCTTATAAGCTTCGGCAACTCCATCATCTACGCCAAGATCTTAACAGAAATTTATAAGACGCATCTAGATCCACGGATCGGCTACCTACACGCAACCAATTTCCGGAGGTTCACCCTCAACCTAGACGTGGCGGAAATCTTTAAACCCATCCTTGCCGACCGCGTACTTTTTACCCTGGTAGGGAAGAAAATGTTGGGGTCTGAAGACTTTGAACGCCGTGGCGGTGCTTACTTCCTGAAAGAACGGGGCCGGCGTCTTTACGTCCAGGAGCT
Coding sequences:
- a CDS encoding RAMP superfamily CRISPR-associated protein, coding for MARGTLLRDKPYTFVPLLPVRPEDRREIVPHNRLDGRRWTGKLVLELEVVTPLHIGSGSLRLIGGQPVQTFLRRGETPVIPGSSLKGAVRSLAEAVARSCLAQSPARSVARLDNAFPPGVRTQCTEEAACITCRLFGFTGNDKGYRGRVMFGEFRPAGEVELTVARLPALEQPFKDYPREENKGGGNERLYYCRFYLEVPCNGPLHCPDCTKEEWLNWKKRLKGRLPPPSFRGRKFYLQGVPRTGNQPCEMVMPGSCFQGEITFQNLDRDELALLCFALGLDGAMRLSLGYGKPAYYGTVRLKLREVSWYARHSFFVKPDYPDPVELAQNYGSNDPDIQKNVALVRQILSGIRRGPEWGAKGY
- the cas6 gene encoding CRISPR-associated endoribonuclease Cas6; protein product: MQLTIFFTAPGPVAVPVQYGHLLQGIIYQHMENPVLRTYLHEHGFALEKRRFKLFTFSRLMGRTVIYDRAAGRLVLTPPLRLVICSPIPFILQELGTGFLRQGQVRLGEARLEVKEIATAAPRVMQGILRVQMLSPLVVYSTLSGGDGRTYTYYYSPFEPRFTELVANNLAKKHLLVYGRPARVNGFAIRPARVDDRDLKVTYYKETVVKGWMGQYELRGDPDLLQVALDAGLGAKNSQGYGCCTPAE
- the csx2 gene encoding TIGR02221 family CRISPR-associated protein; translated protein: MLVALSTIGPTEYKEIEYSWAPPGQEPRTYRTALFPLAVDTFFRPEKLLLMVTSEARTHENRCYIERVLGQRFQLVPIPSGRTEEELWQIFDIVSDAVPEGAEVILDVTHAFRSLPFVIFGVINYLRRTKGIRLERIVYGAYDAKETGPDGVQRAPVFDLTMLVDLHEWLQAVEAFTLRSEGQKLADLLDEAHRRPWLSGERGEGELPRQLQRMAGCIKEFSQSVRLLRPLEALEAAARAQTLARQVEQEAARWAKPFRHVLLRLTDELSPLATGDARALDEEGLRRQLSLIKHCVEKDLIVQAVLMGREWLVNWLAWRAGNKPWLNRDTRQELERVLGLAARRLQEGDTEAVPSWYDALPEAGAVADLWRWLTNLRNDVAHCAMNDHPAPSSSIRERAEELVQRLIKLL
- the cas8b gene encoding type I-B CRISPR-associated protein Cas8b/Csh1, whose protein sequence is MKEVIPLLEAVALIGRTLAGGGDPVADLINPPPRKPPKVETIYLVKLNFRMGAGEPLMVDMQEIDETALTRYRWVGNEKGNRPQFYLTTDQLKYLVGQAPVNLLARLEEAGLENGNLYRRLSALVKSFFRQLPDGSRVLDPQRLGLTTGDVLAATWEENTGKPQERAKAVVAAVTEVLKKWVLEQLELKAAEAALWTVLVDDVPLVADPDYARVLLLGKEEAVDKGKPGVCSVCGAEDRPVTPDFTQLSFLKYYINDKLGAASGVAEEGFGRNFQACRDCFRGLLLAERFVQDRLGLRVGRLSFLVLPAFLWEADLSRTDLEFWAEKLKTRVEALSNTSGWVESLAGLKGLDDELHDLLEDMPYENAALLNFLFYHYQGGRSEFRVLSLIKDVAPSRIAQLLRRSHKLADQAAALLGPDRWWLDLAAIYRLIPLSEGPRGAEYKKLLHIYHGLLTGAPLDRAFLIREFVALARVYHTGNYEGTNVPRPKAGAEEWEWTRRLLQANLFLKFLQEENLLRGGRSLSTPVELETELLPEEMRDYLKAMTYDGPEAALFLLGYLLNQVGQKQRDRGYESKPVLEKVNYAGMPWAKVVRLANILVDQLRQHDILKYYEGLFAAMKKLFDAHRPGPHRRDWPLSPEENVFYILSGYAYGTRMAFKAWAEKQNAKKQDDQEGSAEQ
- the cas7b gene encoding type I-B CRISPR-associated protein Cas7/Csh2; translated protein: MSVVDKNSEILFLYDAKMCNPNGDPDDENRPRFDPDRERCLVSDVRLKRYIRDYLEEKGYAIYVTKAEGVVQATDRLKQVLGKEEVSGADLPALLEKLIDVRLFGATMPIKGAKKGEGEAVNLTGPVQFAWGYSLNRVQMVDSVTISSQFAAREQAGQGTFGKDYRVYYALIGFHGVVSARRARAMLDRAGGNEAAATGEADLKLLDEAMVHAIPLAATRSKIGQYPRLYLRVVFTDGETFMGDPREDLVVDPDRDLRSVKELTLDLTGLGERLARFKERIAQVLVFQDADLSTKAAGRKVLAAAWLAELLGADKVKTLERT
- the cas5b gene encoding type I-B CRISPR-associated protein Cas5b — protein: MNEVLVFDLTGPMAHFRKYYTNTSALTYGFPPRTALMGIVAAVLGYERDSYYQELDRGRFAVAVKAPTRRLIQTVNYVRTKKEDLPLLRRLGRVPGTQTPLEFLLPAGEYRLLRFRVFFAHPDAALLREAARRLEEGRTCFPLYLGLTECLATAWYVNLFEVREYQTVAPGTTVALTSVLNAAHLDMVDLPTAETARLVRERAPYAFGPGRTLRPPVAVVYEAGGRPLPVRLRVAAYRFPLPPGGEETVAFLEG
- the cas3 gene encoding CRISPR-associated helicase Cas3' — translated: MPFYAHRFERRYYLLSAHLAGVAVGAAGRVAELPKKEELFPAALVAGLAHDFGKYSGYFQEYLRTGRGGPEKQHALLSGLWAAYLAQRLALPPEQQLSLFLAVARHHQDLIDPEEYLVPRRDLVGDWAELDFNTRERLRVTAAQVADLQSRAGAVAVSLRTAARRAAGLLASRGLPVYAWLRGDWAGTLAEFLDNWKDAYAALYSIWRRHKREAGPAGSRHAGGTDLSVYFDLLTLFSALIDADKIHAARVGEAGRMPIPRDAIERYRATRYGRPCTAIDALREGLYRRVMERIRRAPLEQKLFTLTAPTGAGKTLAGLAAAFCLRERLAERRDIPPRIIYALPFTSIVDQTFAVGEEVLRVALSIPEGHIPNSWLLKHHHLAEPTYREAGNREAERSVNEALLLIESWQSEVVVTTFVQLFCTLVGFENRMLKKFHRLGGAVVILDEVQNIPVEYWPLVEESLRQACAHLDLRVVLMTATRPEWFSPGEALELAGDAETVRRQFAALNRVRLTADTTPRTVEEAAAAFLDQYNEGRSYLVVLNTIKSSIAFYSILRDAWRGHGPALYYLSTNIVPAERERRLAEIRECLARGEKPVVVSTQVVEAGVDLDFDAVWRDLGPVDSVVQVAGRCNRHFRREQGHVQLLHLVDGDKQGRRSLASYVYGKIHTVVAQRLFASRPCLAEPEFFEVVADYFRAVRQSKSAAESEAILQAMAALRFTKRGGDEALKGVSDFALIRELPQYVEIFVCTDAHAEAVWNQYQATVARERDIRRRWAAFLELKRDFRRYLLSVPAELLLHRLPGESHPPVIPRYLVDEFYDKETGFRRIEHEGALVY
- the cas4 gene encoding CRISPR-associated protein Cas4; the encoded protein is MSAEVRALGSYVQAYLICPRQVWLMSRQICPDEDNVYLELGRLIGAQAYGRERKEVRLEHLSIDLVRRGDRDFVVGEVKKSSRAREAARMQLAFYLYELREMGIEAEGELLFPEERRRERLILDDSLARQVEELKVRVLALIYRDQPPPPEKIQFCGKCAYAEFCWA
- the cas1b gene encoding type I-B CRISPR-associated endonuclease Cas1b, with protein sequence MQKTLYLFASGRLRRKDNTICVDSEEGTKYFPVINLRDIFVFGEVDLNKKLLEFLEENEVILHFFGYYGNYVGSFYPREHYNSGYVILRQAEHYLDPARRLELARKFVEGALANILQVLRYYQNRGKELTSYVEPITRLAEESLPACGSVEELMAIEGNAREYYYESFNTILEGSPFTISGRSKRPPADPLNALISFGNSIIYAKILTEIYKTHLDPRIGYLHATNFRRFTLNLDVAEIFKPILADRVLFTLVGKKMLGSEDFERRGGAYFLKERGRRLYVQELEEKLQSTFHHRRLRRNVSYQTLLRMELYKVEKHLMGEQLYEPFVSRW